A region from the Triticum urartu cultivar G1812 chromosome 1, Tu2.1, whole genome shotgun sequence genome encodes:
- the LOC125515692 gene encoding phytochrome A-associated F-box protein, translating to MSAAEHKEIAVVAAKRRRDGKEEAAAAEEVVEPLSALADDVLLQILGRLEGDPRDWARASCASPRLAALLRAACFPPRLSRALPAELLPADGAPAAWAALHKMSVCCPGLLRAGILLEPSDDFGLELDIGPDLTVPASSSSSSSSLEPTATSSLQPPRTAEPEPKPSDTLAAADAAAWSLYDDLYLDAAYDCSETQIAAAPAPAATAEAEEEERPPAANAARRGVVSGTRRRARRWLGPVGAHLASGSWTLSREQGNKLLASRFRGDRLYICEWPGCVHAEERRKYMVFRGVFQDFARSQVRRALRDTRRPTVAVDCAFCGCTEAWDLYSAFCLRSFYGYHDDGEPVVRAYVCENGHVAGAWTERPLYA from the coding sequence ATGAGCGCCGCGGAGCACAAGGAGatcgccgtcgtcgccgccaAGAGGCGGAGGGACGGcaaggaggaggcggcggcggcggaggaggtggtggagCCGCTGTCGGCGCTGGCGGACGACGTGCTGCTGCAGATCCTGGGACGCCTCGAGGGCGACCCGCGCGACTGGGCGCGCGCGTCCTGCGCGTCCCCGCGCCTCGCCGCGCTCCTCCGGGCCGCCTGCTTCCCGCCGCGCCTCTCCCGGGCGCTCCCCGCCGAGCTGCTCCCCGCGGACGGGGCGCCCGCCGCGTGGGCCGCGCTCCACAAGATGTCCGTCTGCTGCCCCGGCCTCCTCCGCGCCGGGATCCTCCTCGAGCCCTCCGACGACTTCGGCCTCGAGCTCGACATCGGCCCCGACCTCACAGTCCCCGCCTCCTCgtcatcctcctcctcgtcccTCGAGCCCACGGCCACCTCCTCGCTCCAGCCGCCCAGGACCGCAGAGCCTGAGCCCAAACCCAGCGATACACtggccgccgccgacgccgctgCGTGGTCCCTCTACGATGACCTGTACCTGGACGCGGCCTACGACTGCTCCGAGACGCAGATcgccgccgcgcccgcgccgGCGGCAACGgcagaggcagaggaggaggagaggcCACCGGCAGCCAATGCCGCCCGGCGCGGCGTGGTGTCGGGGACCCGCCGGCGGGCGCGGCGGTGGCTGGGGCCCGTGGGCGCGCACCTGGCGTCGGGGTCGTGGACGCTGAGCCGCGAGCAGGGCAACAAGCTGCTAGCCAGCCGGTTCCGCGGCGACCGGCTGTACATCTGCGAGTGGCCCGGGTGCGTGCACGCGGAGGAGCGGCGGAAGTACATGGTGTTCCGCGGCGTGTTCCAGGACTTCGCGCGCTCCCAGGTGCGGCGCGCGCTGCGGGACACGCGGCGCCCCACGGTCGCCGTGGACTGCGCCTTCTGCGGCTGCACGGAGGCGTGGGACCTCTACTCCGCCTTCTGCCTCCGGAGCTTCTACGGGTACCACGACGACGGCGAGCCCGTGGTGCGCGCCTACGTCTGCGAGAACGGCCACGTCGCCGGCGCCTGGACCGAGCGCCCGCTCTACGCCTGA